A window of Mycolicibacterium fluoranthenivorans contains these coding sequences:
- a CDS encoding alpha/beta fold hydrolase, whose amino-acid sequence MAIEARPAWVDDELFPFESRFIDIDAHRVHYVDEGSGPTLLFLHGNPTWSFDYSKVIQSLRPEFRCIAVDYPGFGLSSAAPGYRHLPIEHAEVIDRFVGALELSGVTLVGHDWGGPIGLAVVQRRPETFESLVLTNTWAWPVGDPVVQMMSHVMGSPVGRLLIRQLNLFVNVMIPIGHRLSKPTSAQMEHYKKALDSPSRREASGVFPREITSSRAFLADIESGLNTIAALPTLIIWGDADFAFGQKELERWEKAFTDHETVIVKGAGHFVPSDAPEQFAEAIRRWHFAHQ is encoded by the coding sequence ATGGCGATCGAAGCGAGACCTGCTTGGGTTGATGACGAGTTGTTCCCGTTCGAGAGCCGTTTCATCGATATCGACGCACACCGCGTGCACTACGTGGACGAAGGATCGGGACCCACGTTGCTGTTCCTGCACGGCAACCCGACCTGGTCGTTCGACTACAGCAAGGTGATCCAATCCTTGCGACCGGAATTCCGTTGCATCGCAGTGGACTACCCCGGTTTCGGACTGTCGTCGGCGGCGCCGGGATACCGACATCTGCCCATTGAACACGCGGAGGTGATCGACCGATTCGTGGGGGCACTCGAATTGAGCGGCGTCACGCTGGTGGGCCATGACTGGGGCGGCCCGATCGGTCTGGCAGTGGTGCAACGCCGGCCCGAGACCTTCGAGAGCCTGGTGCTGACCAACACATGGGCATGGCCGGTCGGTGACCCGGTTGTGCAGATGATGTCCCATGTGATGGGCAGCCCCGTCGGGCGGCTGCTGATCCGGCAGCTCAACCTGTTCGTCAACGTGATGATCCCGATCGGGCACCGACTGTCCAAGCCCACCAGCGCGCAGATGGAGCACTACAAGAAGGCTCTCGACAGCCCATCGCGGAGGGAAGCTTCCGGGGTCTTCCCTCGCGAGATCACCTCCAGTCGTGCGTTTCTCGCGGACATCGAATCGGGCCTGAACACCATCGCGGCACTACCCACCTTGATCATCTGGGGCGATGCCGACTTTGCATTCGGACAGAAGGAACTGGAACGGTGGGAGAAGGCATTCACCGATCACGAGACGGTGATCGTCAAAGGCGCCGGTCATTTCGTCCCCTCCGACGCTCCTGAGCAATTCGCCGAGGCGATCCGCCGCTGGCATTTCGCGCATCAGTGA
- a CDS encoding MFS transporter produces MSLAAMAPILTGVLAAAAFVWWELRCDDPALDLRIFRSPRFNAVVIAGAASNMVQGGSMMMVTFYLVVVRTQSTWAFTLLLIPATLLSAVAALCAGRAAARYGNCAVIVAGLAVLAVSLLARLSFEIDTPISVVGAVIALTTLGGAIVQTPQATVMMSSAPINLGGVVSAVKASVGGTFYGLGSAFFSTFGILLFIDDAGPKLAGTGISARQAGDILGASGASPGGAGLDPERTRQVLSVASSSMLDAANTLNLMMTVIPLAAIAVALLLFRRERDASSACC; encoded by the coding sequence TTGAGCCTCGCGGCGATGGCACCGATTCTGACGGGGGTACTCGCTGCAGCGGCGTTCGTATGGTGGGAGTTGCGCTGCGACGACCCGGCGCTGGATCTGCGAATCTTCCGCTCGCCTCGCTTCAACGCCGTGGTGATCGCGGGCGCAGCCAGCAATATGGTGCAGGGCGGATCGATGATGATGGTCACCTTCTACCTCGTCGTCGTCCGCACCCAGTCGACGTGGGCGTTCACCCTGTTGCTCATCCCGGCCACGCTGTTGTCGGCAGTGGCAGCCCTCTGTGCAGGCCGGGCCGCGGCGCGCTACGGCAACTGCGCTGTGATTGTCGCGGGCCTAGCGGTGTTGGCGGTAAGTCTGCTGGCGCGGCTCTCGTTCGAGATCGACACCCCGATCTCCGTCGTCGGAGCCGTGATCGCGCTGACGACATTGGGCGGTGCGATCGTGCAGACACCGCAGGCGACGGTCATGATGTCCAGCGCACCAATCAATCTCGGCGGTGTGGTCTCGGCGGTGAAGGCGTCGGTCGGCGGAACGTTCTACGGTCTTGGTTCGGCGTTTTTCTCAACGTTCGGCATTCTTCTGTTCATCGACGACGCTGGCCCGAAGCTGGCCGGTACGGGCATCAGCGCCAGACAGGCCGGCGATATCCTGGGCGCATCCGGCGCCTCGCCGGGTGGTGCCGGCCTCGATCCCGAGCGCACCCGGCAGGTGCTCTCGGTCGCAAGTTCGAGCATGCTCGACGCCGCGAATACGCTGAATCTGATGATGACGGTCATACCGCTGGCGGCGATCGCCGTTGCGTTGTTGCTGTTCCGGCGCGAGCGCGATGCATCGTCAGCGTGCTGCTAA
- a CDS encoding nuclear transport factor 2 family protein, producing MATEHTAPRPTPQSDIGPLRSFATSGAAGRTDFDCLDRLAVKNLVDTYALAYDNYQAESWFDLFTDDAVFVVGIPGQPPVEQSGEAFHSFWRDRMSTFSSSGNQRRHLMSNIVFLEQTGTTVHAGVVGLLTNTANGRAFAPMAALNYEGWFVKTNGIWKISRWHDFPDGPV from the coding sequence ATGGCCACCGAACACACTGCACCAAGACCCACGCCCCAGTCGGATATCGGACCTCTGCGGTCCTTTGCGACAAGCGGAGCGGCCGGTCGCACAGATTTCGACTGCCTCGATCGGCTCGCCGTCAAGAATCTCGTCGATACCTATGCGCTGGCGTACGACAACTATCAGGCGGAGTCATGGTTCGATCTGTTCACCGACGACGCGGTCTTCGTCGTCGGTATCCCCGGGCAACCGCCGGTCGAGCAGAGCGGCGAAGCGTTCCACAGCTTCTGGCGGGATCGTATGTCCACCTTCAGTTCTAGTGGAAATCAGCGACGCCACTTGATGTCGAACATCGTATTCCTGGAACAGACTGGCACAACGGTGCACGCCGGCGTCGTGGGACTGCTCACCAATACCGCAAACGGGAGGGCTTTCGCGCCCATGGCGGCGCTCAACTACGAGGGATGGTTCGTCAAGACGAATGGAATCTGGAAGATCAGCCGGTGGCATGACTTTCCCGACGGACCCGTATAA
- a CDS encoding xanthine dehydrogenase family protein molybdopterin-binding subunit produces MALGPAAPRVGAPVNRVDGVAKVTGAARYTADTEMPGVVHAVLVGAEIARGQITAESMTESAARARAAPGVLGVLTPMNCPRLNPPPADFSETWPVERRPPLSDLSVHHVGQHVAVVIADSFENATYAASQFTLDYRQVATDDDAAVRSGSYWPDHWVEVADEKLQDRRGELTEPTVPVSVSGQYTTSATVPYPLELSATIARWDGDRLTVYDSTRWISGEKRLLAHCLDLPEPSVRVISPLVGGAFGAKVFLWSHVLLCAVAAREVGRPVKLVLTREQMFDTAGYRPRTEQEVTLLADADGAICSTAHHTVTETSLVADFCEPAGLSSRLLYHSPRLEVSHRVERVNVPTPSFMRAPGEASGLFALEVAMDELAEQVGVDPLELRIRNHTEIDESSGRPWLDKHLLDCYRSAADRFGWANRPPGVRSLRRSHVQVGWGMATATFPARRMTAGCRVTTGADGCVRFASATHEIGTGVRTVMTQLAADITGLPLSAVIFDSGDSSYPATPRSGASQTTATVGAAVAEAATQWRRRLSEVAPSAAPAVHSLVGLSPEQIAALTFSVTTSAKIDDDVSIRSFGAHFCEVEVDEYLGRAAVTRWTAAFACGPVLNPKLARSQLMGGITFGIGMALLEQISEDRASLRRGGEYYLPTHADRPDFDIEFTEKPVDYFPGPTLRGIGEIGIAGAPAAIANAIHHATGKRLRKLPITVEDLMMPVGPRR; encoded by the coding sequence ATGGCACTCGGTCCTGCGGCGCCCCGCGTCGGGGCACCGGTGAACCGGGTGGACGGCGTAGCCAAGGTGACCGGCGCGGCCCGGTACACCGCCGACACCGAGATGCCCGGCGTGGTACACGCAGTGCTCGTCGGTGCCGAGATCGCCCGCGGGCAGATCACCGCCGAGTCGATGACAGAGTCGGCGGCACGCGCCCGGGCGGCCCCCGGCGTGCTAGGGGTACTGACTCCGATGAATTGCCCGCGGCTGAATCCTCCGCCCGCCGACTTCAGTGAGACCTGGCCGGTTGAGCGGCGACCTCCGCTCTCGGATCTGAGCGTGCACCACGTCGGGCAGCACGTCGCGGTCGTCATCGCCGACTCGTTCGAGAACGCCACCTACGCCGCCTCGCAGTTCACGTTGGACTACCGGCAGGTCGCAACCGATGACGACGCAGCCGTACGCTCCGGCAGCTACTGGCCCGACCACTGGGTGGAGGTGGCCGACGAGAAACTCCAGGACCGACGCGGCGAGCTGACTGAACCGACTGTCCCGGTGAGTGTTTCGGGTCAATACACCACGTCGGCGACCGTTCCATACCCGCTGGAGCTATCGGCCACAATTGCCCGGTGGGACGGCGACCGGCTTACCGTCTATGACAGCACCCGCTGGATCAGCGGTGAGAAGCGACTGCTGGCGCACTGCCTGGATCTGCCCGAACCCTCCGTTCGGGTGATCTCACCTCTGGTGGGCGGCGCGTTCGGAGCAAAAGTCTTTCTGTGGTCGCACGTGCTGTTGTGCGCGGTCGCGGCGCGCGAGGTGGGCCGACCGGTCAAGCTGGTGCTCACCCGCGAGCAGATGTTCGATACCGCCGGTTACCGCCCCCGCACTGAGCAGGAGGTCACCTTGTTGGCCGATGCCGACGGGGCAATCTGCAGCACCGCACACCACACGGTCACCGAAACCTCCCTGGTCGCGGATTTCTGTGAACCGGCCGGATTGTCGAGCAGGCTTCTCTATCACTCGCCACGGCTGGAGGTCTCCCACCGCGTTGAGCGCGTCAACGTCCCTACACCCTCGTTCATGCGCGCACCCGGTGAGGCAAGTGGATTGTTCGCCTTGGAGGTGGCCATGGACGAATTGGCCGAACAGGTGGGGGTGGACCCGCTGGAACTGCGGATCCGCAATCACACCGAGATCGACGAAAGCAGCGGCAGACCGTGGTTGGACAAGCACCTGCTGGACTGCTACCGGTCGGCGGCGGATCGGTTCGGCTGGGCGAACCGGCCGCCCGGGGTTCGTAGCCTTCGCCGAAGTCACGTTCAGGTGGGCTGGGGAATGGCCACCGCAACATTTCCCGCCCGCCGGATGACGGCGGGGTGCCGGGTCACCACCGGAGCCGACGGATGCGTGCGGTTCGCTTCGGCCACGCACGAGATCGGCACCGGGGTGCGCACCGTGATGACCCAACTCGCCGCCGACATCACCGGGCTGCCGTTGTCGGCGGTAATCTTCGACTCCGGCGACTCGTCCTACCCTGCGACGCCGCGCAGCGGCGCATCGCAGACCACCGCCACCGTCGGCGCCGCAGTCGCCGAGGCCGCGACCCAATGGCGGCGCCGCCTGAGCGAAGTCGCCCCGAGCGCAGCACCGGCGGTCCATTCGCTGGTGGGGCTGTCTCCAGAACAGATTGCAGCACTGACCTTTTCGGTGACGACATCGGCAAAAATCGACGACGACGTCAGCATCCGATCGTTCGGGGCGCATTTTTGCGAGGTCGAGGTCGACGAGTACCTCGGCCGTGCCGCCGTCACCCGATGGACGGCCGCCTTCGCCTGCGGACCGGTACTCAACCCGAAGTTGGCCCGCAGCCAACTGATGGGCGGCATCACCTTCGGTATCGGAATGGCTCTGCTCGAACAGATATCGGAGGATCGCGCCTCGTTGCGGCGCGGCGGTGAGTACTACCTTCCCACGCACGCCGACCGGCCAGACTTCGACATCGAATTCACCGAGAAGCCTGTCGACTATTTCCCCGGGCCGACCCTGCGCGGTATCGGTGAGATCGGTATTGCGGGCGCGCCCGCCGCGATCGCGAACGCGATTCATCACGCCACCGGCAAGCGGTTGCGCAAGCTGCCTATCACCGTCGAAGACCTGATGATGCCCGTCGGACCCCGCCGATGA
- a CDS encoding MFS transporter, which produces MRQQQVTGLGAVMTTVAMSLGSAVAVGDLRTLAANISLVRHGLEFSPGATIFVSSLATLTLAASVLGAGVLGDKYGMKRMFVAGACGAVAFGLMGATAPNVEVLMIARACIGVAFAFLTGLSLAIMNAVFPRDRRAGAIAGYLAAVYAFGVVPATVGSLLAERIGWRSGFLVTPALAILVLVITLRYVPETQSAHRRTDIVGLRNLST; this is translated from the coding sequence GTGCGGCAGCAGCAGGTCACCGGGTTGGGAGCCGTCATGACGACGGTGGCTATGAGCCTTGGCAGCGCCGTCGCGGTAGGCGATCTGAGAACTCTGGCGGCCAACATCTCTCTCGTGCGTCATGGCCTGGAATTCTCGCCCGGTGCAACCATTTTCGTGTCGTCCCTGGCGACTCTGACCTTGGCTGCCTCGGTGCTGGGAGCCGGCGTCCTAGGCGACAAGTACGGAATGAAGAGGATGTTCGTTGCCGGTGCGTGTGGTGCGGTCGCGTTCGGATTGATGGGGGCGACAGCACCCAACGTCGAGGTGCTGATGATCGCCAGAGCCTGCATCGGGGTGGCGTTCGCGTTCCTGACCGGTCTGTCGCTGGCCATCATGAACGCCGTCTTCCCTCGTGACCGCCGGGCGGGCGCGATCGCAGGCTATCTCGCGGCGGTCTACGCCTTCGGCGTGGTGCCGGCAACGGTGGGCAGTCTGCTGGCTGAGCGCATCGGTTGGCGCAGCGGTTTTCTCGTCACACCCGCCCTCGCGATCCTCGTGTTGGTGATCACTCTGCGTTATGTCCCGGAGACTCAAAGCGCTCACCGCAGGACCGACATCGTGGGCCTGCGGAACCTGTCAACCTGA
- a CDS encoding TetR/AcrR family transcriptional regulator has product MTQAEPAKQSKRVRLTGEQRERQLLDVAEKLFTERGYEAVSIEDIARAAGVSRPIVYHHYGSREGVFLACVARARREFERSLLDRVSAAGEDLTEVFRAGGEAYFDLIEDDPQRFVLLFTASSSLHAELSDQLGTLRADTIRTIATVIRQKDPSVESEVALAIAYSASGIGEQLGRWWLDEPSIPKRKLVSYYTGALNGAMKGILAVANVSDRSGG; this is encoded by the coding sequence GTGACGCAGGCAGAACCCGCAAAGCAGTCCAAGCGGGTCAGGCTCACAGGTGAGCAGCGAGAGCGGCAGCTACTCGACGTTGCTGAGAAGCTGTTCACCGAGCGTGGCTACGAAGCGGTATCGATCGAGGACATTGCGCGCGCCGCTGGTGTGAGCCGGCCGATCGTGTACCACCACTACGGCTCGCGTGAAGGCGTGTTTCTTGCGTGTGTCGCTCGAGCGCGTCGCGAGTTCGAACGATCCTTGCTGGACCGCGTGAGCGCCGCAGGCGAAGACCTGACGGAGGTATTCCGCGCAGGGGGAGAGGCGTACTTCGATCTGATCGAGGACGATCCACAGCGATTCGTGTTGCTGTTCACCGCGTCGTCAAGCTTGCACGCAGAACTCAGCGACCAACTCGGCACGCTACGTGCTGACACCATTCGGACTATTGCCACTGTCATCAGGCAGAAGGACCCCAGCGTCGAGTCCGAGGTTGCGCTCGCGATCGCCTACAGCGCTTCGGGTATCGGCGAACAGCTCGGCCGATGGTGGCTCGATGAACCCTCGATACCCAAGCGAAAGTTGGTGTCTTACTACACGGGAGCACTGAACGGCGCGATGAAGGGGATCTTGGCCGTCGCGAACGTTTCCGACCGCAGCGGTGGTTGA
- a CDS encoding cellulose-binding domain-containing protein, translating into MARLDAQVKRWRAALHAAALAFVVITLGLSPAPIAHADAAMARLSVTSTWQTGFIARFVITNPTTVPLTDWRLEFDLPIGESVWHSWNSVFTQYGGHYVIGPANWNRIIPPGGSATGGFRGVLGGTYSPPVNCVLNGQSYCV; encoded by the coding sequence ATGGCCAGACTGGATGCGCAGGTGAAGCGCTGGCGTGCAGCGCTTCACGCGGCGGCATTGGCTTTCGTGGTGATCACACTCGGGCTATCGCCAGCCCCAATCGCTCACGCCGATGCGGCCATGGCCAGACTGTCGGTGACATCAACGTGGCAGACCGGCTTCATCGCGCGCTTCGTCATCACCAACCCGACCACAGTGCCGTTGACGGACTGGAGGCTTGAATTCGACTTACCGATCGGGGAATCCGTGTGGCATAGCTGGAACAGTGTCTTCACGCAGTACGGCGGCCATTACGTGATCGGGCCGGCCAACTGGAATCGCATCATCCCACCGGGTGGTTCGGCAACGGGAGGCTTCCGGGGCGTGCTCGGCGGCACCTACTCGCCACCGGTGAACTGTGTCCTCAATGGTCAGTCGTATTGCGTTTAG
- a CDS encoding winged helix-turn-helix transcriptional regulator has product MSRDYGQYCGLARSLDVVGDRWNLLIVRQLLLGPARYGELREGLSGIATNLLTDRLRGLETDGVIERRLSDDSSAITYALTEWGAQLREPINALVRWSTPLMIRGPQGDDFRSEWLLVALPALFEGRAPTNQSATIGIVVEGGMVQLRATQSGIDIAKPDGRGLDAVLVGDAPAVLGLAAGVLSLNDVAALIDIDGDESAVRTVFEAPHRGADEKPSP; this is encoded by the coding sequence ATGAGTCGAGACTACGGGCAGTACTGCGGACTAGCCCGGTCCCTGGATGTGGTGGGCGACCGGTGGAATTTGTTGATCGTCCGCCAGCTCCTATTGGGCCCCGCGCGTTACGGGGAGCTTCGCGAAGGACTGTCCGGCATCGCGACGAATCTGCTGACCGACCGGCTTCGGGGCCTCGAAACTGATGGTGTGATTGAGCGGAGACTGTCCGATGACTCCAGTGCGATTACCTACGCCCTCACCGAGTGGGGCGCCCAGTTACGCGAACCCATCAATGCGCTGGTCCGCTGGTCCACCCCTCTGATGATCCGCGGGCCCCAGGGTGATGACTTCCGCTCTGAATGGCTTCTGGTCGCACTTCCAGCCTTGTTCGAGGGTCGTGCGCCGACCAATCAGTCAGCAACCATAGGAATCGTCGTCGAAGGCGGCATGGTCCAACTGCGAGCTACCCAGTCCGGTATCGACATCGCTAAGCCTGATGGTCGCGGCCTTGACGCCGTTCTTGTTGGCGATGCGCCGGCAGTTCTCGGACTCGCGGCAGGCGTCTTGTCACTGAATGACGTCGCTGCACTCATCGACATCGACGGTGACGAATCCGCTGTGCGAACCGTCTTCGAGGCACCCCATAGAGGAGCCGACGAAAAGCCGTCACCCTGA
- a CDS encoding IS3 family transposase (programmed frameshift), translated as MEDPGRVVNDATQRPDPEVPERARRRTFTAKYKLEVLAAYDAAPDGEKGAVLRREGLYSSHITEWRKARDVGALAGLAAPRGRKRRDRQAEQIARLQAEKQRLEQELAKTRAVVDVQAKLHAPLGDALRERGHRSEVDTMTDQAIMELAPQLGVRAACEAVGAAQASYYRRHRHSPVPQRPEPIAHRERRQPRALSAAEQQVILDVLHSDRFVDLAPAEVWAILLDEGVYLGSESTFYRLLREAGEVHERRRQATHPAKVKPELVANRPNAVWSWDITKLRGPAKWTYYYLYVILDIFSRYVVGWMVASRESAALAEVLIRQTCAKQEVNRDQLTIHADRGSSMTSKPVAFLLADLGVTQSHSRPHVSNDNPFSESQFKTLKYRPDFPGRFGSIEEARLHCQGFFGWYNDEHRHTGLALHTPADVHYGLAEAIRDKRAGVLDAAYAARPERFVRKPPEPPKLPTSSWINPPDHPQEDAQ; from the exons ATGGAAGATCCTGGTCGGGTGGTTAACGATGCAACGCAACGTCCCGATCCCGAGGTGCCCGAACGCGCCAGGCGGCGGACCTTCACCGCGAAGTACAAGCTGGAGGTCCTCGCTGCCTACGACGCAGCACCCGACGGCGAGAAGGGCGCGGTGCTGCGCCGTGAGGGGCTGTATTCCAGCCACATCACCGAATGGCGCAAAGCCCGCGATGTCGGCGCGTTGGCGGGGCTGGCCGCCCCACGTGGGCGCAAGCGCCGTGATCGGCAGGCCGAGCAGATCGCCCGCCTGCAAGCAGAAAAGCAGCGACTGGAGCAGGAGCTGGCGAAGACCCGCGCCGTGGTGGATGTGCAGGCAAAACTGCACGCGC CTCTTGGAGACGCTCTCCGAGAGCGCGGACATCGATCCGAGGTCGACACGATGACCGATCAAGCCATCATGGAGCTGGCGCCGCAGCTGGGCGTGCGGGCCGCCTGCGAAGCCGTTGGTGCCGCGCAGGCCAGCTACTACCGACGCCACCGGCACAGTCCGGTACCGCAGCGGCCAGAGCCCATAGCGCACCGTGAGCGGCGGCAACCGCGTGCGCTGAGTGCCGCCGAGCAGCAGGTGATCCTCGACGTGCTGCACAGCGACCGGTTCGTTGACCTGGCACCGGCTGAGGTGTGGGCCATCCTGCTCGATGAAGGCGTCTACCTGGGCTCGGAGTCGACGTTCTACCGGCTGCTGCGCGAAGCCGGCGAGGTGCATGAGCGCCGCCGGCAGGCCACCCACCCGGCGAAAGTGAAACCCGAACTCGTCGCCAACCGCCCAAATGCGGTGTGGTCGTGGGACATTACGAAATTGCGCGGCCCAGCGAAGTGGACCTACTACTACCTGTACGTAATCTTGGACATCTTCTCCCGCTACGTCGTTGGCTGGATGGTCGCCAGCCGCGAATCGGCCGCGCTGGCCGAGGTGCTGATCCGCCAGACCTGCGCCAAGCAAGAGGTCAACCGTGACCAGCTGACCATCCATGCCGACCGCGGCAGTTCCATGACCAGCAAGCCGGTTGCGTTCTTGCTCGCCGATCTCGGTGTCACCCAGTCACATTCGCGACCGCACGTCTCCAACGACAACCCGTTCAGCGAGTCCCAGTTCAAGACATTGAAGTATCGGCCCGACTTCCCCGGCCGGTTCGGCTCGATCGAGGAAGCTCGATTGCACTGCCAGGGCTTCTTCGGTTGGTACAACGATGAACATCGCCACACCGGGCTGGCCCTTCATACCCCCGCCGACGTCCACTACGGCCTGGCCGAGGCAATCCGCGACAAGCGTGCCGGCGTACTCGACGCCGCCTACGCCGCACGCCCGGAACGGTTCGTCCGCAAGCCGCCCGAACCACCGAAGCTCCCCACCAGCTCGTGGATCAACCCACCCGACCATCCACAGGAGGACGCTCAGTAA